In Psychrobacter sp. P11G3, a single genomic region encodes these proteins:
- a CDS encoding prepilin-type cleavage/methylation domain-containing protein codes for MVEIVVVVVILSIFAGIMSLSVGSSESRKNRAFYEHLTDSLSYVRLLSAERMQPMGLRMQADKQGQVEPVIVTLSNPYVAYQTTEMMSDSADSQPKNAMELSAEVAGLSGSTDEQKPTPSWEVESGVSLPELPSGVSIRFQSLDSSGLQNTGRTQTLQPWFSDQNVPQVLWFGTGQAAPVTIEVLHDSRLVGEVITIMPDGSMRIGQGL; via the coding sequence TTGGTAGAAATCGTGGTGGTAGTGGTTATCTTGTCTATATTTGCTGGCATAATGAGTTTGTCTGTCGGTAGCAGTGAATCCCGCAAAAACCGCGCTTTTTATGAGCATCTGACCGATTCATTGAGTTACGTTCGCCTATTATCGGCTGAACGTATGCAGCCGATGGGTTTGCGTATGCAGGCAGATAAGCAGGGGCAGGTAGAGCCGGTCATCGTTACATTATCAAATCCATATGTCGCGTACCAGACAACAGAGATGATGTCAGATAGCGCCGACAGTCAGCCTAAAAATGCTATGGAGCTGTCGGCAGAGGTTGCTGGTCTATCAGGCTCTACTGATGAGCAAAAACCAACGCCAAGTTGGGAGGTTGAGTCAGGTGTTAGCTTGCCTGAACTGCCTAGTGGCGTAAGTATTAGATTTCAAAGTTTGGATTCTAGCGGTTTACAGAATACGGGACGAACCCAAACGTTACAGCCTTGGTTTAGCGATCAAAACGTACCCCAAGTATTATGGTTTGGTACAGGACAAGCAGCGCCCGTCACCATTGAAGTACTTCACGATTCGCGTTTAGTGGGCGAGGTGATTACGATAATGCCAGATGGTAGCATGCGAATCGGACAGGGGTTATAG
- the gspI gene encoding type II secretion system minor pseudopilin GspI, whose protein sequence is MSSKAISLKPRCESGFTLIEVMVALAILAVVAVAASRASSAYLSSVDILRTRTLAHFVAQNAAADLRIQETWLTANRTQTVNAQGRDWQIAMTVGDAITPALKEVNIAVAPIIDGQTRTSVTDITVMLSNAEQDTGSLDLSGLSTTGNSEQAGGGL, encoded by the coding sequence ATGTCATCAAAAGCTATATCACTCAAGCCTAGGTGCGAGAGCGGCTTTACCCTTATCGAAGTGATGGTTGCTCTGGCTATTTTGGCAGTGGTAGCAGTCGCGGCGAGCCGTGCCAGTAGTGCATATCTGAGCTCAGTTGATATATTGCGTACTCGTACGCTTGCCCACTTTGTCGCTCAAAATGCCGCCGCTGATTTACGTATTCAAGAGACGTGGCTGACAGCCAACCGTACCCAAACCGTTAATGCTCAAGGGCGTGATTGGCAAATAGCAATGACAGTCGGTGACGCCATCACACCTGCCTTAAAAGAAGTAAATATCGCAGTTGCGCCTATTATAGATGGACAGACTCGCACCTCGGTCACTGATATCACTGTGATGCTAAGTAATGCTGAGCAAGATACGGGCAGTCTGGATTTAAGTGGTCTAAGCACAACAGGTAATAGCGAGCAGGCAGGGGGCGGTCTGTGA
- the gspJ gene encoding type II secretion system minor pseudopilin GspJ: MRHQRGFTLLELMVAMAIFAMLAVAGWQVFDGVNRARERAQFHADNLAVLQYAYLQLQQDMGQIIPYQAATTQSVSAANNSPSDSTNANNSSQSSEQINEIAPEPFMSLDGEHISFVRFADPDPRYQNSNSLQRIEYIFADERLIRRQYTSMEGGRDSVSLDSVLLEGVTAGSWQAYLPELSTRFPSDDANSGSSTNTAVRQSANTASPKPTAVLLPKGVAVSFTYQDMPITWQWALAPQPISHSNSQSTANNTDSSSNDNANNDNSGSDGSDNNSSADNSNLGTNN, translated from the coding sequence GTGAGACATCAGCGTGGTTTCACATTACTTGAGCTAATGGTTGCCATGGCAATATTTGCGATGCTAGCCGTTGCAGGCTGGCAGGTATTTGATGGGGTCAACCGTGCTCGTGAGCGCGCGCAATTTCATGCTGACAATCTGGCTGTCCTGCAGTACGCCTATTTGCAATTACAGCAAGACATGGGTCAAATCATCCCTTATCAAGCGGCTACTACCCAGAGTGTCAGTGCAGCGAATAACAGTCCAAGCGACAGTACAAACGCGAATAACAGTTCTCAATCAAGCGAGCAAATAAACGAAATAGCGCCTGAGCCCTTTATGAGTTTAGATGGCGAGCATATCAGCTTTGTACGCTTCGCCGATCCTGATCCACGATATCAGAATAGCAATAGCCTCCAACGTATCGAATATATTTTTGCGGATGAGCGTTTGATACGTCGCCAGTATACCAGTATGGAAGGCGGGCGTGACAGCGTCAGCCTAGACAGCGTATTGCTCGAAGGTGTCACAGCAGGAAGCTGGCAAGCATATCTACCAGAGCTAAGTACCAGGTTTCCGAGCGATGACGCTAACAGTGGCAGTAGTACAAATACCGCGGTGAGACAATCAGCGAATACAGCGAGTCCTAAGCCCACAGCTGTTTTATTACCGAAAGGAGTCGCGGTTAGCTTTACATACCAAGACATGCCAATCACTTGGCAATGGGCACTCGCCCCGCAACCGATATCGCATAGCAATAGTCAAAGCACAGCCAATAATACAGATAGTAGCAGCAATGATAATGCTAATAATGACAACAGCGGTAGTGATGGTAGTGACAATAATAGCAGTGCGGATAATAGCAATTTAGGAACGAATAATTGA
- the gspK gene encoding type II secretion system minor pseudopilin GspK — MSMTANSQRGVALLTILLLVVSITVVAGSMLASQKIAIRRSGLLFDQNQLLQDIDAGQQLAVTMIRADSNLNDTDSAQDIWAQPIPPYTLASHSVSVELRDESGRFNINNLYQDGTANTTALAVFQRLLTQLNLEPDIAIAILDWQDADGEVYQDGGDESTVYAQQSNAVATDALPNQPFVSIDQLLEVKGVSAETLAVLRPYLTAVPYYVPININTASPVLLAALMDGANSQQMQSLVDMRAQQALTSIDAVWQLPIFGSVNDEQRKALTPMLAVDSQAFMALITATDNATVGQARERFATVLISKTVVDNNQAVNNSQTANDNQAANSSGVDGKMPKEVKVVTQRLWAFRPSF, encoded by the coding sequence ATGTCGATGACTGCGAACTCTCAACGCGGTGTTGCACTGCTGACTATCTTATTATTGGTAGTGAGTATTACTGTGGTTGCAGGGTCGATGCTTGCTAGCCAAAAAATTGCAATTAGGCGTAGTGGTCTGTTATTCGATCAAAATCAGTTGCTGCAAGATATCGATGCAGGTCAACAGTTAGCAGTGACGATGATTCGCGCTGATAGCAACCTCAATGATACGGATAGTGCGCAAGATATCTGGGCGCAGCCTATACCACCTTATACATTGGCTAGTCACAGTGTCAGCGTCGAGCTACGCGATGAGTCTGGTCGTTTTAACATTAATAACTTGTATCAAGATGGGACGGCCAACACCACTGCTTTAGCAGTATTCCAACGACTACTCACGCAACTAAATCTAGAGCCTGATATCGCTATTGCTATACTTGATTGGCAAGATGCAGACGGCGAGGTATATCAAGATGGTGGTGATGAAAGTACGGTATATGCGCAGCAGTCAAACGCTGTAGCAACAGATGCTCTGCCAAATCAGCCTTTTGTCAGTATCGATCAGCTTCTAGAAGTGAAAGGGGTGAGTGCTGAAACTCTAGCAGTACTACGGCCTTATCTTACCGCGGTGCCTTATTATGTGCCTATTAATATCAATACTGCCAGTCCTGTATTGTTAGCCGCACTAATGGATGGTGCCAACAGCCAACAGATGCAATCACTGGTAGATATGCGCGCACAGCAGGCGCTGACGTCTATTGATGCAGTATGGCAATTACCGATATTTGGCAGTGTAAATGATGAGCAGCGAAAGGCTTTAACACCCATGCTCGCCGTTGATAGCCAAGCATTTATGGCACTTATCACAGCGACTGATAATGCAACTGTCGGTCAAGCTAGAGAGCGTTTTGCCACTGTTTTGATTAGTAAAACCGTCGTTGATAATAATCAGGCAGTTAATAATAGTCAGACAGCTAATGATAATCAGGCCGCTAATAGTAGTGGGGTAGACGGTAAAATGCCCAAGGAAGTCAAAGTAGTAACACAGCGACTATGGGCATTTCGTCCGAGCTTTTAG
- a CDS encoding TetR family transcriptional regulator, whose protein sequence is MSSREQKKLQTRHAFFNAVLDLCMTGQSFSSISLRQVTREVGVVPTAFYRHFDDMESLGRALVIEELGGTLATLSDSLQIGRKRSFDRQIAKSIQLFLYMVSDQPYYWQFLVSERYGGSEAVRKAINELIKIHAQGLADDLALQPAFTHINAYDRRLLAEAGVNMFFSWIIDWLELTYTEDHDDEIDLNEIEENKQLMLHNCTRQAQMLFYGAYNWKSSEETRLKD, encoded by the coding sequence ATGAGCAGTCGCGAACAAAAAAAACTTCAAACTCGGCACGCCTTTTTTAATGCTGTGCTCGATTTATGTATGACAGGGCAATCTTTTAGCTCTATCAGTCTCAGACAAGTAACACGCGAGGTTGGCGTTGTGCCGACTGCGTTTTATCGCCATTTTGATGATATGGAGTCACTCGGGCGCGCTTTGGTCATTGAGGAATTGGGCGGTACGTTAGCCACGTTAAGTGATAGCCTGCAGATTGGGCGCAAACGTAGCTTTGATCGTCAAATCGCAAAAAGTATTCAGCTATTCTTGTATATGGTCAGCGATCAGCCTTATTACTGGCAGTTCTTGGTCAGTGAGCGTTATGGTGGGTCAGAAGCAGTACGAAAAGCCATCAATGAGTTGATTAAGATACATGCTCAAGGGTTGGCCGACGACTTAGCGTTGCAGCCAGCGTTTACCCATATCAATGCTTATGACCGTCGCCTATTAGCTGAGGCTGGCGTAAATATGTTCTTCTCTTGGATTATTGATTGGCTAGAGCTGACCTATACAGAAGATCATGATGATGAGATTGATCTAAACGAAATCGAAGAAAACAAGCAGCTAATGCTACATAACTGTACTCGTCAAGCACAGATGCTTTTTTACGGGGCTTATAATTGGAAGTCTAGCGAAGAAACACGCCTAAAAGACTAA